In a single window of the Leptospira sanjuanensis genome:
- the mtnP gene encoding S-methyl-5'-thioadenosine phosphorylase, which produces MSHNVKAAIIGGTGLYSLDGMELIEEVYPDTPWGKPSDKIKIGKYKGKLIAFLPRHGIGHFLSPPEVPNHANICALKQLGVEEIVAFSSVGSLREEIKPLDFVLPSQIIDRTRFRNSTYFGNGVVAHAPFAEPFSHNLGKRIEQTAKKIGLEIHTGKTLVCMEGPLFSTKAESHLYRSWGADIINMTVLPEAKLAREAEIAYQMICMSTDYDCWREGEESVTVEMVIANLSKNAETAKKLLAELIHVIGNGDDLTLKNSTKYSLITAPEKRNPETVKKLKVLFPEYF; this is translated from the coding sequence ATGTCTCACAATGTTAAAGCGGCAATCATAGGCGGAACGGGACTCTATAGCCTGGATGGAATGGAGTTGATCGAAGAAGTTTATCCCGATACTCCTTGGGGAAAACCTTCCGATAAAATCAAAATCGGTAAATACAAAGGAAAACTCATCGCATTCCTACCGAGACACGGAATCGGACATTTTCTTTCTCCTCCGGAAGTTCCGAATCATGCGAACATCTGCGCGCTCAAACAACTCGGTGTGGAAGAAATCGTAGCATTCAGTTCCGTGGGAAGCTTAAGAGAAGAAATCAAACCTCTCGACTTCGTTCTGCCTTCTCAGATCATCGATCGCACTCGTTTCAGAAACTCGACGTACTTTGGAAACGGAGTCGTCGCTCATGCTCCTTTTGCGGAACCGTTTTCCCACAACCTCGGAAAACGAATCGAACAAACAGCAAAGAAGATCGGTTTGGAAATTCATACGGGCAAAACTCTCGTTTGTATGGAAGGGCCGTTGTTCTCCACAAAAGCCGAATCGCATTTATATCGCTCTTGGGGAGCGGATATCATCAATATGACCGTTCTTCCCGAAGCGAAACTGGCGCGTGAAGCCGAGATCGCATATCAGATGATCTGTATGTCCACCGATTACGATTGTTGGAGAGAAGGGGAGGAATCCGTTACCGTTGAAATGGTGATCGCGAATTTGAGCAAGAACGCCGAAACCGCGAAAAAACTTTTAGCGGAACTCATTCACGTGATCGGAAACGGAGACGATCTGACTTTGAAGAACAGCACGAAGTATTCTCTCATCACCGCTCCCGAAAAAAGAAATCCGGAAACCGTTAAAAAGCTTAAAGTTCTTTTCCCCGAATATTTCTGA
- a CDS encoding methyl-accepting chemotaxis protein: MSKQSIESIRKKGEALTYYSRMGIMIMMLLSLASSLKALHPTIRIIHSSAAGFMFVYTIIGFIVYKKFNIYPIVHKIFIIFDSLLLSATILLDGMVSAEIVAPVLKNAILYSVYYFIIAYSGLLGSPNFVIIVGLFCSIGYSIGLTNSVLHGLKFSEDNTINMTPGYVKLSAEITKIIFMSSVSFILYRLMNLFDSLYKEASSYFKENREFLTKLENNRKVIHSSAETLEVSVSNFSEFTSLTSAKMESQAASLEEVNAVIASLSKASENNADSIRIQNENLIELNQNSQLLLELIAKISEHSKGLDTIAKESKAEMDFVKESVDKTSEFLKNISNSFHRVDEINRILGEIADKTNLLSLNASIEAARAGAAGRGFAVVAQEVSKLAEFTANNAKMISKVVEESLDFIKDANRASADTGHLTQSQSVKINVTASKIEEMNILYGQGTEIVQNFVRNLEKVKRLSDELYYSTEEQMTGQKEMMKAMLELEKEVNEITQESGKIQDGVLQIKTQSRDLKALSVV, encoded by the coding sequence ATGTCCAAGCAGTCCATTGAATCCATTCGTAAGAAAGGAGAGGCGCTCACATATTATTCCAGAATGGGAATTATGATTATGATGCTTCTTTCCTTGGCTTCGAGTTTAAAAGCGCTTCACCCCACGATTCGAATCATTCATTCTTCCGCGGCAGGGTTTATGTTCGTTTATACGATCATAGGCTTTATCGTCTACAAAAAGTTCAACATCTATCCTATCGTTCATAAGATATTCATTATATTCGATTCTCTTTTATTGAGTGCCACGATTCTTTTGGACGGAATGGTTTCTGCGGAAATCGTCGCTCCCGTCTTGAAAAACGCGATTCTTTATTCCGTATATTATTTTATCATCGCCTATTCCGGTTTACTCGGAAGTCCGAACTTTGTGATCATCGTCGGTCTTTTCTGCTCGATCGGCTATTCGATCGGCTTGACGAATTCGGTTCTACACGGTTTAAAATTTTCGGAAGACAACACGATCAACATGACCCCGGGTTATGTAAAACTCAGCGCGGAAATCACTAAGATCATATTCATGTCGAGCGTAAGTTTCATCCTGTATCGTCTGATGAATCTTTTTGACAGTCTGTATAAAGAGGCTTCTTCTTATTTTAAGGAGAATCGCGAATTTCTTACCAAGCTGGAGAACAACAGGAAAGTCATTCATTCTTCCGCTGAAACCTTGGAAGTTTCCGTGAGTAATTTCTCCGAGTTTACGAGTTTAACCAGTGCGAAGATGGAATCGCAGGCCGCTTCACTGGAGGAAGTGAATGCAGTGATCGCATCTTTGTCGAAGGCTTCCGAAAACAATGCCGATTCGATCCGAATTCAAAACGAGAACTTGATCGAACTCAATCAGAATTCTCAGCTTCTTTTGGAATTGATCGCGAAGATTTCGGAACACTCCAAAGGTCTCGATACGATCGCGAAAGAAAGTAAGGCGGAGATGGATTTCGTGAAGGAATCCGTGGACAAAACAAGCGAGTTCTTAAAGAACATTTCGAACTCGTTTCATCGAGTCGACGAGATCAACCGGATTCTCGGAGAGATTGCGGATAAAACGAATCTTCTTTCCTTGAACGCATCGATCGAGGCGGCCCGTGCGGGCGCGGCCGGACGAGGATTTGCCGTAGTCGCTCAAGAAGTTTCCAAGCTCGCCGAGTTCACGGCGAACAACGCGAAGATGATTTCCAAGGTCGTCGAAGAATCTCTTGATTTTATCAAGGACGCAAACCGAGCTTCCGCGGATACGGGACATCTGACCCAAAGTCAAAGCGTCAAGATCAACGTGACCGCTTCCAAAATCGAAGAGATGAATATTCTCTACGGACAAGGAACGGAAATCGTTCAAAACTTCGTTCGAAATCTGGAAAAGGTAAAACGATTATCGGACGAACTTTATTATTCCACCGAAGAGCAGATGACCGGTCAGAAAGAAATGATGAAGGCGATGCTCGAATTGGAAAAAGAAGTGAACGAAATCACACAGGAATCCGGTAAGATTCAGGACGGAGTTCTTCAGATCAAAACGCAATCCAGAGATTTGAAGGCTTTGAGCGTGGTCTAA
- a CDS encoding poly(ethylene terephthalate) hydrolase family protein yields MNRLFVAFLILTFTFCKVDFNEKPKKDALDSWMEILLILSYPYLIDTCAVTPVSRSGPIPPISQGYGARGAHTVSVTALPNPSAPRNVCVYYPSDLSSKAPVLFLMHGFSAPSAEAYYPLIDLYVSKGYVVVFPIYISDTRPPTENYKYMLDGINFAVSQFSNIIDTTRVGYMGHSYGGGATPYLAHQGIVQKGWGANGSFVFLLAPWYSFSITNAQLAQFTNATKMIVQIYDNDSVVDNRMAIDIFNQIGIAAAEKDFEIVYSETYNGTILDADHYTPIKNTVIGLGALDVLDYYGIWRQLDALATYTYTGSASAKDVALGNGSANQKNMGIYPDGRAVKTMTVTDAPAPLHPESFFSQPFSSSNNPRL; encoded by the coding sequence ATGAATCGTTTGTTTGTTGCGTTTCTCATTCTCACTTTTACGTTTTGCAAAGTCGATTTTAACGAGAAGCCGAAAAAAGACGCTCTCGATTCTTGGATGGAAATTCTTCTAATATTGAGTTATCCATATTTGATCGATACGTGTGCGGTCACTCCAGTTTCGCGAAGCGGACCGATTCCGCCTATTTCGCAAGGGTATGGCGCGAGAGGCGCTCATACTGTTTCCGTTACCGCTTTGCCGAATCCGAGCGCTCCACGAAATGTTTGCGTTTATTATCCGTCCGATCTGTCCTCTAAAGCGCCGGTTCTATTTTTAATGCACGGTTTTAGCGCTCCTTCCGCGGAAGCGTATTATCCGTTGATCGATTTATACGTTTCAAAAGGATATGTCGTCGTGTTTCCGATTTATATATCCGACACAAGACCTCCCACCGAAAATTATAAATATATGTTGGACGGAATCAATTTTGCAGTTTCACAATTTTCGAATATAATCGACACGACTCGGGTCGGTTATATGGGGCATTCCTACGGGGGAGGAGCGACTCCCTATTTGGCGCATCAGGGAATCGTTCAAAAGGGGTGGGGCGCGAACGGCTCGTTCGTATTTCTTCTAGCGCCTTGGTATTCTTTTTCGATCACGAACGCGCAGCTCGCGCAGTTTACGAATGCGACAAAAATGATCGTGCAGATTTACGATAACGACAGCGTTGTCGACAATCGAATGGCGATCGACATCTTCAATCAGATCGGAATCGCAGCGGCTGAAAAGGACTTTGAAATCGTTTATTCCGAAACATACAACGGAACGATTCTCGATGCGGATCATTATACTCCGATCAAGAATACGGTCATCGGTTTGGGCGCGTTAGACGTTCTTGATTATTATGGAATTTGGAGACAACTCGACGCACTCGCTACATATACTTATACGGGTTCAGCGTCGGCAAAGGACGTAGCCTTAGGGAACGGTTCGGCGAATCAAAAGAATATGGGTATTTATCCTGACGGACGGGCAGTCAAAACGATGACTGTGACGGATGCTCCAGCACCATTGCACCCAGAAAGTTTCTTCTCCCAACCATTTTCGAGCTCAAACAATCCTAGATTGTAA
- a CDS encoding bifunctional helix-turn-helix domain-containing protein/methylated-DNA--[protein]-cysteine S-methyltransferase, translating into MDHYEKIATAIQFIQKHATSQPELDEIAKSVNLSPFHFQRLFTEWAGVSPKQFLQYLTLQNAKSILSKPQSTLFDAAFETGLSGTSRLHDLFVKIEGMTPGEFKNGGEKLQIRYSFQKSSFGNYVVASTEKGICNLYFYDIPKSEIVFELKEQWKQADLTEQTDENQDRVVRFFDQTLLEKEKIRLHLKGTDFQIKVWEALLKIPEGKLVSYAEVAESIGQESASRAVGTAIGKNPIGYLIPCHRVIKSTGGIGEYRWGAERKMAMIGWEASQTKLRS; encoded by the coding sequence ATGGATCACTACGAAAAAATCGCGACTGCAATCCAGTTTATACAAAAGCATGCGACTTCTCAACCGGAATTGGATGAAATCGCAAAGTCCGTCAACTTAAGCCCGTTCCACTTTCAAAGATTATTTACCGAATGGGCGGGAGTGAGTCCGAAACAATTTCTGCAATACCTGACCTTGCAAAATGCGAAGTCGATTCTTTCCAAACCGCAATCCACTTTGTTCGACGCGGCGTTTGAAACCGGGTTGTCCGGCACAAGTCGGTTGCACGACTTATTCGTAAAGATAGAAGGGATGACTCCGGGAGAATTCAAGAACGGCGGAGAGAAACTTCAAATCCGATACAGCTTTCAGAAAAGCTCTTTCGGAAACTATGTCGTTGCCTCTACGGAAAAAGGAATTTGTAATTTATATTTTTATGATATTCCAAAAAGTGAAATAGTTTTCGAGTTGAAAGAACAATGGAAACAAGCCGATCTTACGGAACAGACCGACGAAAATCAGGATCGGGTTGTGCGATTTTTCGATCAGACGTTACTCGAAAAGGAAAAAATCCGACTTCATCTGAAAGGAACCGATTTTCAGATCAAGGTATGGGAAGCGCTCTTAAAAATCCCCGAAGGAAAATTGGTTTCGTATGCGGAGGTCGCCGAATCGATCGGTCAGGAAAGCGCGTCCCGGGCGGTAGGAACCGCGATCGGAAAAAATCCGATCGGCTATTTGATTCCTTGTCATCGCGTGATTAAAAGCACCGGTGGAATCGGAGAATATCGCTGGGGTGCCGAACGGAAAATGGCGATGATCGGCTGGGAAGCGAGTCAAACGAAACTTCGCTCCTAA
- a CDS encoding cobalamin-binding protein, with product MIGPQRIICLTEETTELLYMLGEEDRIVGISAYTVRPLRAKEEKPKVSAFINGNVKRIKDLHPDLVVGFSDIQANLAKDLIAEGLNVLITNQRTLDEILNTMLLFGSIVGKGKETQTLVDGWKSKLERIKNENKSENRPNVFFQEWDEPIITGISWVSELIEIAGGKDCFAELQTKSLAKDRIITAEAVAAFNPDVYIGSWCGKPMNFDWVQNHPEWQTTNAIINRKVYEVDPSIILQPGPALFEEGIDQLVKLIHS from the coding sequence TTGATCGGCCCTCAACGAATCATTTGCCTAACGGAAGAAACGACCGAGCTTCTTTATATGCTCGGAGAAGAGGATCGTATTGTGGGAATTTCCGCGTATACGGTTCGACCTCTTCGAGCTAAAGAAGAAAAGCCGAAAGTTTCCGCGTTTATCAACGGAAACGTGAAACGAATTAAGGATCTTCATCCCGATCTTGTCGTCGGGTTTTCGGATATACAGGCCAATCTTGCGAAAGATCTGATCGCCGAAGGTCTCAACGTTCTTATAACCAATCAGAGAACGTTAGACGAAATCTTGAATACAATGTTGTTGTTCGGCTCGATCGTCGGAAAGGGAAAGGAAACGCAAACCTTGGTAGACGGTTGGAAATCGAAGTTGGAAAGAATCAAAAACGAAAACAAATCGGAAAATCGGCCGAATGTATTTTTTCAAGAATGGGACGAACCGATCATCACCGGAATTTCCTGGGTGAGCGAACTCATTGAAATCGCGGGCGGTAAGGATTGTTTTGCCGAACTTCAAACCAAGTCGTTGGCAAAGGATAGAATTATCACGGCGGAGGCCGTGGCCGCGTTCAATCCCGACGTGTATATCGGATCTTGGTGCGGTAAACCGATGAACTTCGATTGGGTCCAAAATCATCCCGAATGGCAAACTACCAATGCGATTATCAATCGAAAAGTGTATGAGGTTGATCCTTCGATCATACTTCAACCGGGACCGGCTCTTTTTGAAGAAGGGATCGATCAATTGGTAAAGCTGATCCATTCTTGA
- the acs gene encoding acetate--CoA ligase, with protein sequence MAKERVVPPSAEFKKNTNISLKDYKKLYKESIENPNKFWAREANRLTWFKKWTKVLSHDFKNAKVEWFKGGKLNVSYNCLDRHIETPLKNKAALIWEGDSPSETRVLTYYDVYREVNRLANVLKNYGVKKGDRVLVYLPMIPELAITILACTRIGAIHSVVFGGFSPEALQSRIDDCKPKLIVTADGGYRGGKQVELKKNVDLALEKSKENVKTVIVVRRTGNESGLTWKDGQDHWYHFLIGDPELPAYCKPEPMDAEDPLFILYTSGSTGKPKGVLHTTGGYLLGANLTFHYVFDIKPEDTYWCTADIGWVTGHSYLVYGPLSNGASSVMFEGVPSYPDAGRFWDVIDKYGVNIFYTAPTAIRALMREGLEPIQKRNLSSLRLLGSVGEPINPEAWEWYFKNIGKGKCPIVDTWWQTETGSIMITALPGAIPQKPGSATLPFFGVQPVLVDNDGIEITGKGEVSGNLCIKAPWPSMMRGVYGDPKRFFDTYFSQFKGYYFTGDGARRDKDGYYWITGRVDDVINVSGHRIGSAEVESALVENKSVAEAAVVGFPHEIKGQGIYAYVTVKEGVTTNDALKKDLIAMVEKMIGKIARPDVIHWAPGLPKTRSGKIMRRILRKIASGEFEGLGDTSTLADPSVVQKLIEDKMKFHS encoded by the coding sequence ATGGCAAAAGAAAGAGTCGTTCCGCCATCCGCAGAATTTAAAAAGAATACGAACATCTCCCTCAAAGACTATAAGAAACTTTATAAAGAATCCATCGAAAATCCCAACAAGTTTTGGGCGAGAGAAGCCAATCGATTGACTTGGTTTAAAAAGTGGACCAAAGTTCTCAGTCATGATTTTAAAAACGCAAAAGTAGAATGGTTTAAAGGCGGAAAACTGAACGTTTCCTACAACTGTTTAGATCGCCATATCGAGACTCCTCTTAAAAACAAAGCCGCACTTATTTGGGAAGGTGACAGTCCTTCCGAAACCAGAGTTCTAACGTATTACGACGTTTATCGCGAAGTGAATCGTCTCGCAAACGTTCTGAAAAATTACGGAGTAAAAAAGGGAGACCGGGTTCTCGTTTATCTTCCGATGATTCCCGAATTGGCTATTACGATTCTTGCATGTACTCGGATCGGTGCGATTCACTCGGTCGTATTCGGAGGATTCTCTCCCGAAGCGTTGCAAAGCAGAATCGACGATTGTAAACCGAAGTTGATTGTCACGGCGGACGGAGGTTATCGCGGAGGAAAACAGGTAGAACTTAAAAAGAATGTGGACCTCGCTTTGGAAAAATCCAAAGAAAACGTAAAGACCGTGATCGTAGTTCGACGCACCGGAAACGAATCCGGTCTGACTTGGAAGGACGGTCAGGATCACTGGTATCATTTTTTGATCGGTGATCCGGAACTTCCCGCGTATTGTAAACCTGAGCCGATGGATGCGGAAGATCCTTTGTTTATTCTTTACACTTCCGGTTCCACGGGAAAACCGAAAGGTGTTCTACATACTACGGGAGGTTATCTTCTCGGAGCGAATCTAACGTTTCATTACGTATTCGATATTAAACCGGAAGACACGTATTGGTGTACGGCGGACATCGGTTGGGTCACGGGTCATTCCTATTTGGTATACGGTCCTCTTTCCAACGGAGCTTCTTCCGTTATGTTTGAAGGCGTTCCTTCCTATCCCGATGCGGGAAGATTTTGGGATGTCATCGATAAATACGGTGTGAATATTTTTTATACCGCTCCAACCGCGATTCGCGCTTTGATGAGAGAAGGTCTCGAGCCGATTCAAAAAAGAAATCTGAGTTCTTTGCGTCTTTTGGGTTCGGTTGGAGAACCGATCAACCCCGAAGCTTGGGAATGGTATTTCAAAAATATCGGAAAAGGAAAATGTCCGATCGTAGATACTTGGTGGCAAACGGAAACGGGTTCGATCATGATTACCGCGTTGCCCGGCGCGATCCCGCAAAAACCCGGTTCGGCGACCTTACCTTTTTTCGGAGTTCAACCCGTACTCGTCGACAACGACGGAATCGAAATCACCGGAAAGGGAGAAGTCTCGGGCAATCTTTGTATCAAAGCTCCTTGGCCTTCGATGATGCGCGGAGTTTACGGAGATCCGAAACGATTCTTTGATACGTACTTCTCCCAGTTCAAAGGATATTATTTTACCGGAGACGGAGCGCGAAGAGACAAGGACGGTTATTATTGGATCACGGGACGCGTGGACGACGTGATCAACGTTTCGGGTCATAGGATTGGAAGCGCGGAAGTCGAAAGCGCTCTTGTCGAAAACAAGTCCGTCGCCGAAGCCGCGGTCGTGGGATTTCCGCACGAGATCAAAGGTCAGGGAATTTACGCATACGTTACGGTGAAGGAAGGAGTCACGACCAATGACGCTCTGAAAAAAGATCTGATTGCGATGGTCGAAAAGATGATCGGCAAGATCGCAAGACCGGATGTGATTCACTGGGCGCCCGGACTTCCGAAAACCCGCTCCGGAAAAATTATGCGGAGAATTTTGAGAAAGATCGCGTCGGGAGAATTCGAAGGTCTCGGTGATACTTCGACTCTTGCCGATCCGTCCGTAGTTCAGAAACTAATCGAAGACAAAATGAAATTTCACAGCTGA
- the folE gene encoding GTP cyclohydrolase I FolE, which translates to MEDNIVNILKSIGEDPNREGLLDTPKRVKKAYDFLTSGYHADITKIVNGAIFEEPTDGMVLVRDIEMYSLCEHHLLPFYGRAHVAYLPNKKIIGISKIPRIVDVFARRLQVQERLTEQIAYAIQDVLEPQGVAVVIKAKHLCMMMRGVEKQNSELFTSCMLGAFKENMVTRSEFLDLIRTGST; encoded by the coding sequence TTGGAAGATAACATCGTAAACATTCTAAAATCGATCGGAGAAGATCCGAATAGGGAAGGTCTTCTCGATACTCCGAAACGCGTTAAAAAAGCGTACGATTTTCTGACGTCCGGTTATCACGCGGATATCACTAAGATCGTCAACGGCGCCATCTTTGAAGAACCCACCGACGGTATGGTTCTCGTGCGCGACATCGAAATGTATTCTCTTTGCGAACATCATCTTTTACCTTTTTACGGAAGAGCTCATGTGGCTTATCTTCCCAATAAAAAGATCATCGGGATCAGTAAAATTCCCAGAATCGTGGACGTGTTTGCCAGAAGACTTCAAGTTCAGGAACGTCTTACCGAACAGATCGCCTACGCGATTCAAGACGTTCTCGAACCGCAAGGAGTCGCCGTCGTCATCAAAGCGAAACATCTTTGTATGATGATGCGAGGAGTCGAAAAACAAAACTCCGAACTTTTTACTTCCTGCATGTTGGGGGCGTTCAAAGAAAATATGGTGACTCGCTCCGAATTCTTGGATCTCATCCGCACCGGTTCAACCTAA
- a CDS encoding glycosyltransferase family 4 protein codes for MGIRKKEGTINANLAIGLDARMIAHSGIGMRIRGLLKYLGPAAAQENLRIYLFGDVAKIRNEGIPCHEISSLSDSNENSGTNQTATDAAKSNVNKTQKNSATSSKAKEFSYPVVSYSTPIYSLKEFFGHPLMRRMDLLDIPHFNAPLPYLKKSIVTIHDIIPFRMKEFHSSLFKRAYMQIVFRLLKFFAKKIVSVSEYTAQDLESVFRFQKREIRVIHNGIDDSVFYPASVAEKKTFLKKYKLKEGYLLSVGIGKGHKNLNFVANVLKPLWDSKLLKTKWVLGGASGKIPDYLQQDVAGYEEFIFPMERLSLDELRCLYSCAGLLIFPSKYEGFGFPPLEAQACGCPVVSSNASVLPEILQGSVSYFSPVQRRELEILLKEFLKGRNYGKTWVAKGKKNAARFSWKKAANETLKIYKELL; via the coding sequence ATGGGAATCCGAAAAAAAGAAGGAACAATCAACGCCAATTTGGCGATCGGATTGGACGCGCGTATGATCGCACATTCCGGAATCGGAATGAGAATCCGGGGCCTTCTAAAATATCTCGGACCTGCTGCGGCTCAGGAAAATCTGCGGATTTATTTATTCGGGGACGTAGCAAAGATTCGCAACGAAGGAATTCCCTGTCATGAGATTTCGAGTTTGTCCGACTCCAATGAGAATTCAGGGACAAACCAAACCGCAACCGACGCCGCAAAATCGAATGTAAACAAGACGCAAAAAAATTCGGCGACTTCTTCGAAAGCAAAAGAGTTTTCGTATCCGGTAGTATCGTATTCTACTCCTATTTATTCTCTGAAGGAGTTTTTCGGTCATCCTCTTATGAGGAGAATGGATCTTCTGGACATTCCCCACTTCAACGCGCCCTTACCGTATTTGAAAAAGTCGATCGTAACGATTCACGATATCATTCCCTTTCGGATGAAAGAGTTTCACTCGAGCCTCTTTAAACGGGCTTATATGCAGATCGTATTTCGTTTATTGAAATTCTTTGCAAAAAAGATCGTCTCCGTCTCGGAATATACGGCTCAAGATTTGGAATCCGTTTTTCGTTTTCAGAAACGAGAAATCCGGGTGATTCACAACGGGATCGACGATTCGGTATTTTATCCCGCTTCCGTAGCCGAAAAGAAAACCTTTCTCAAAAAATATAAACTCAAAGAAGGATACCTTCTCAGCGTTGGAATCGGCAAAGGTCACAAGAATTTGAATTTCGTTGCGAACGTTTTAAAACCGTTATGGGATTCAAAACTACTGAAAACCAAATGGGTGTTAGGCGGTGCTTCGGGAAAAATTCCGGATTATCTGCAACAAGACGTAGCCGGTTACGAAGAATTCATTTTTCCCATGGAACGTTTGTCTTTGGACGAACTTCGTTGTCTGTATTCCTGCGCGGGACTTTTGATTTTTCCTTCTAAATACGAAGGGTTCGGCTTTCCTCCATTGGAAGCGCAGGCCTGCGGTTGCCCGGTCGTTTCCTCAAACGCGAGCGTTTTGCCGGAGATATTACAAGGAAGCGTCTCGTATTTTTCCCCCGTCCAACGGCGGGAACTCGAAATTCTTCTGAAGGAATTTTTAAAAGGTCGGAACTACGGCAAAACTTGGGTCGCAAAAGGCAAAAAGAACGCCGCACGATTCTCGTGGAAGAAGGCCGCAAACGAAACGTTAAAGATTTATAAAGAACTTCTTTGA
- a CDS encoding DUF1289 domain-containing protein encodes MVRSPCNKICTMDFETGFCEGCFRTIEEIGNWTRYSDAERDDLFLKLKARKEEILSKKKQFR; translated from the coding sequence TTGGTTCGTTCGCCTTGTAATAAAATTTGCACGATGGATTTTGAAACCGGTTTTTGCGAAGGATGTTTCAGAACCATCGAAGAGATCGGGAATTGGACGCGTTATTCCGATGCGGAAAGGGACGATCTCTTTTTAAAACTCAAAGCACGCAAAGAAGAAATCCTTTCAAAGAAAAAACAGTTTCGCTGA
- the hpt gene encoding hypoxanthine phosphoribosyltransferase, which yields MNRAGADILHTRFSQEEISQRVKALASEIEKDYKKLNPILICVLNGGVFFFTDLARAIPFSLEIDFIQAKSYSGTVSTGRIDLLKDISVDISDRHVILVEDILDTGFTLQYLVRHIFTRNPASLEIVTLLLKERKNILEFPVKYVGWRIPDEFVVGYGLDFDGKYRNLPDIHVLESGDISV from the coding sequence ATGAATCGAGCCGGAGCCGATATTCTGCACACGCGTTTTTCTCAGGAAGAAATTTCGCAACGAGTCAAGGCGCTCGCTTCCGAAATCGAAAAAGATTATAAAAAACTAAATCCCATTCTGATCTGTGTTTTGAACGGCGGAGTGTTCTTTTTCACGGACTTGGCAAGAGCGATTCCTTTTTCTCTAGAGATTGATTTTATTCAAGCGAAGTCGTACTCCGGAACCGTTTCCACGGGAAGAATCGATTTGTTAAAAGACATCAGCGTCGACATCTCCGATCGTCACGTCATTCTTGTGGAAGATATTTTAGATACGGGATTTACGCTTCAATATCTCGTACGTCATATCTTTACGCGTAATCCGGCAAGTCTTGAAATAGTAACTCTTCTTTTGAAAGAAAGAAAAAACATCTTAGAATTTCCGGTGAAATATGTAGGCTGGAGAATCCCGGATGAGTTCGTCGTCGGTTATGGTTTGGATTTTGACGGAAAATACAGAAATCTTCCGGACATTCACGTTTTAGAATCGGGCGATATTTCCGTTTAA
- a CDS encoding SixA phosphatase family protein, whose amino-acid sequence MTGKWESERQSSLKQIHLIRHAKSDWETEFKSDHERPLSERGKKNARALRKYLEKIEFKTDLFLVSDSKRTLDTYKSITKNRKLSSEMIATEELYESDSEDILLKLRELDSRLENVVLLGHNPGIEEIANRLIRGTEDLSLSESVFYKFPTSGFLSIQVETDSWEELGKVPGKIIRFWVPG is encoded by the coding sequence TTGACCGGAAAATGGGAAAGCGAGAGACAAAGTTCGTTGAAACAAATTCATTTAATCAGACACGCTAAATCGGATTGGGAAACCGAGTTCAAGTCCGATCACGAAAGACCTCTTTCCGAACGAGGAAAGAAAAACGCTCGCGCTCTTCGGAAGTATTTGGAAAAGATAGAATTCAAAACGGATCTATTTTTAGTTTCAGATTCTAAAAGGACTCTGGACACTTATAAGAGTATAACTAAGAATAGAAAGCTGTCTTCCGAAATGATAGCAACAGAAGAATTATACGAATCCGATAGCGAAGACATTCTCCTGAAACTTAGAGAGTTGGACTCTCGATTGGAGAATGTTGTTTTGTTAGGTCATAATCCAGGGATTGAAGAGATTGCAAATCGACTCATTCGAGGAACGGAAGACTTATCGCTTTCCGAATCCGTATTTTATAAATTCCCGACCTCCGGCTTTCTAAGTATACAAGTGGAAACGGATTCATGGGAAGAATTGGGAAAGGTTCCCGGAAAAATCATTCGCTTCTGGGTACCGGGATGA